From the genome of Psychrobacter sp. M13:
AAACTTCGTATTGATGTCGAGCTTCCAACAGGCAAACATATAGGTTTTAATGTTTGATAAGCTTATATTTTAGGTAATTTCTCACCCCATCGGCGGCCAACGGTGATCCTTATTCGCCTCAATCCATTCCTGCACCCATGGTTCAGGCTCAATAACCAAATCAGGCTCATTCAATGCCTCTAATACCCTTGCGATTTCTATTACCTTGCCACCTTGAGTGATGCCGTTTCTTAGCAATACCGACGAGCAAGGCTTGCCCTTGACCCACATTGAATGCTCAAGATATAGCCACTTTTCATCTAAGCCAACCAGTTGCGTTTTTATCGTGATTTTATCAAACCAACGAATGCGTTTGCGGTACTGAATAGTGCTGCCAGCGACGACCATACCCCAACGTTGCTTCAATAGCGCTCTGCCAAGACCAGTACGAATGATAAAGTCCGTACGTCCGATGTCATAAACCGTCAATACTCGCCCATTATTCATCTCAAGCATCGGATCGAGATCAGTGACGCTACAGCGAACGTCTACTTCAGTAGTGTTTGCCAAACTAATAAAACCAGTTTTTCTATTATCACGAAAGGAATCAACCATAGACTTGGCATAGCGTAGATAAGGATACATAGAACACTCTCAAAATTTCAAAAATTAGGGTCAGAATGGCATTCTCTCAATGATTATTTATGGGATGAAACCCCAATATAATTAAAATAAGCACTGACCGTTTCAGGTATCCAATTGATATCAAATCTTGATTTTTTATACAGATGCGGTGATTTGTCTTTATCAGAGCGATAGCGCAAATAGCCGATATGACCACCGTGCTCAGTATCGATGATAGTGACTTGATCAGAGACATCGTTCGGCGTGGCGGTAAAACCAATAAATGGATCGTCTTTGGCACTAATGAGTAATAATGGACGAGTCACATTCAGTAAATAGGGTAGGGCTGACGAGGCTTGATAGTAGTGATTATTAGAGCGGTAGCCATGACGCGGAGCGGTAAAGATGTCATCGAAGTCACTGATGCGATTGACCGCTTTTATCGAGTCGATCTCTTCTGCTGTAATGTCATTGGCTAGCGCTTTTTTGATAATAGGGTTAAGCAGATAAGGGGTATAAATTCGATGACTCAAAAAGCTGTGCATACTAAGAGCCGCCGAGGACATATCGACAGGAGCTGAGATGACCGCTGCGCCTTTGCATAAAGCTTTATCACCGTATTCGCCCATATACTTGGCCAAGGCATTGCCCCCTAACGAGACACCAACGGCATAGATGTTGTCATAAGTTGCGCATAGATTCTGTAGAGCATGATGCACCTCCCCCGTATCGCCAGCATTATAGAACACTCGGCCGCTGGCAGGAATGCCGCCACAACTACGAAAATGGGCAACCACAAAGTGCCAGCCCTGCGCGTGCATTTGATAGGCTAGAGCGCGCGCATAATGGCTATCGCTGCTGCCTTCCATCCCATGAAACAAGACGATTAATGGTGTTTTATCACTAGCGTCAATCGTAGCGTCTACTGTGGTATCTGTCGTAGTGCTTGGCGGCCACGCATCATAAAAGTCATAAGCGATATCGCTTTCACCGAGCGAGTCTTTTTTGACCACACGTCGATATTCAGGCGTTTTTGGAGCAAAAAACTTCGGCAAGATGCTTTGCAAATGCGGATTGGTTAGCCAAAAAGGTGGCTTAAATTCTTGGTAATTAAAAGGTGCCATAGAGATATATCTGTTCGTTTAAAGTGGAAGGGAGTGTATTATTTCTAAATTTATTGGTTATATGGTTTCACGTGAAACTTATTTTTATCAAAACTATAAACTAATATTTGTCTAATCAATCGTAGTGATAATGTAGTACTGAGCAATCATAGTACTAAGCAATGAGCCGAGTGCCAATATCTTTTGGTGACTATGCTACTCATCTTTAACCAGTACTTTTCCTGCCATTGCCAGCTCAGTCTTTAAAGTCTCAATATCGCGCTCAGCAAGCTTTACGGTCAGTAGCACCTTTTTACTATAAGCCACATCGTCGATAGTACCGTTTAAACTCTCAATCACATAACGACATTGAGACTCGTTAGCAAAATCCGCTACTATCTGTACTTGTGCCATAGCGACATAAGGACACAGCTGCATCTCATCAACGGCCGCTTGTGCGGAGCCTGCGTAAGCGCGAGTTA
Proteins encoded in this window:
- a CDS encoding acyl-CoA thioesterase; its protein translation is MYPYLRYAKSMVDSFRDNRKTGFISLANTTEVDVRCSVTDLDPMLEMNNGRVLTVYDIGRTDFIIRTGLGRALLKQRWGMVVAGSTIQYRKRIRWFDKITIKTQLVGLDEKWLYLEHSMWVKGKPCSSVLLRNGITQGGKVIEIARVLEALNEPDLVIEPEPWVQEWIEANKDHRWPPMG
- a CDS encoding YheT family hydrolase produces the protein MAPFNYQEFKPPFWLTNPHLQSILPKFFAPKTPEYRRVVKKDSLGESDIAYDFYDAWPPSTTTDTTVDATIDASDKTPLIVLFHGMEGSSDSHYARALAYQMHAQGWHFVVAHFRSCGGIPASGRVFYNAGDTGEVHHALQNLCATYDNIYAVGVSLGGNALAKYMGEYGDKALCKGAAVISAPVDMSSAALSMHSFLSHRIYTPYLLNPIIKKALANDITAEEIDSIKAVNRISDFDDIFTAPRHGYRSNNHYYQASSALPYLLNVTRPLLLISAKDDPFIGFTATPNDVSDQVTIIDTEHGGHIGYLRYRSDKDKSPHLYKKSRFDINWIPETVSAYFNYIGVSSHK